The Streptomyces spororaveus genome includes a region encoding these proteins:
- a CDS encoding DUF2231 domain-containing protein — MPSEPHQQAKQPVSAALAGPYGHPFHPILVTVPIGAWVGSLVFDIASHLVDDPDFLARGAMWLIAVGVIGALAAALVGLLDLFAIPTGTRAFRTGLIHMTLNLLVTASYAGSFLWRHAGDGPSGSVGAGQLVVNAVTLAVLGVSGFLGGKLAYRYGVRVADEATQAEGFLPSRRNSARP, encoded by the coding sequence ATGCCGAGCGAACCGCACCAGCAGGCGAAACAGCCGGTCAGCGCCGCCCTCGCCGGTCCGTACGGGCATCCGTTCCATCCGATCCTGGTCACCGTGCCGATCGGCGCGTGGGTGGGCAGCCTCGTCTTCGACATCGCCTCCCACCTCGTGGACGATCCCGACTTCCTCGCCCGCGGGGCGATGTGGCTGATCGCCGTGGGCGTGATCGGAGCGCTGGCTGCCGCGCTGGTCGGCCTCCTGGATCTGTTCGCCATCCCCACCGGCACGCGCGCCTTTCGTACCGGTCTCATCCACATGACGCTGAACCTGCTGGTGACCGCGTCATACGCAGGCAGCTTCCTGTGGCGTCACGCCGGGGACGGGCCGTCCGGCAGCGTCGGGGCGGGGCAGCTCGTAGTGAACGCCGTGACCTTGGCCGTGCTCGGCGTCTCGGGGTTTTTGGGCGGCAAGCTCGCCTACCGCTATGGCGTCCGCGTCGCCGACGAAGCGACGCAGGCCGAGGGCTTCCTTCCGTCCCGCCGGAACTCAGCCCGCCCCTGA
- a CDS encoding hemerythrin domain-containing protein, with protein MCEYCGCQSIKAIAELTAEHDSVVDLISVVRAAHHGADAAEMARVARLITAILLPHTQVEEHGLFPAMSDEFPEQIAALEDEHRRIEKVLGEAADGVPADPGWPSRLMEALALLREHILKEQDGVFPATLAILAPEQWDMVDAARTRITDAASTPTR; from the coding sequence ATGTGTGAGTACTGTGGTTGCCAGTCGATCAAGGCCATCGCCGAACTGACCGCCGAGCACGACAGCGTGGTCGATCTGATCAGCGTCGTGCGTGCTGCCCACCACGGCGCCGATGCCGCGGAGATGGCCCGGGTGGCACGCCTGATCACTGCGATTCTCCTCCCGCACACCCAGGTGGAGGAACACGGCCTCTTCCCCGCGATGTCGGACGAGTTCCCCGAGCAGATCGCCGCGTTGGAGGACGAACACCGACGCATCGAGAAGGTCCTGGGCGAGGCCGCCGACGGCGTCCCGGCCGATCCGGGCTGGCCCAGTCGGCTGATGGAGGCACTCGCCCTGCTACGTGAGCACATCCTCAAGGAACAGGACGGGGTGTTCCCGGCGACACTGGCAATCCTCGCCCCGGAGCAGTGGGACATGGTGGACGCGGCACGCACCCGCATCACCGACGCGGCTTCCACGCCGACCCGTTAG
- a CDS encoding MFS transporter, with amino-acid sequence MLALATLGFAINFWAWALLSPLGPQFKDTLLLSSFEQSLLVAVPVVVGSLGRIPVGALTDRFGGRVMFPLVSAATAAPVLFLGLAGHSSLTALLVGGFFLGIGGTSFAVGVPFVSAWFPPERRGLVIGIFGAGMGGTAISALTTVQLVDAHGMANPFLITAAALAVYAVLAAVVLRDAPGRTAPTEPLGHRLAATARLGITWQAGALYAVAFGGYVAFSVYLPTYLKTGYGLGQADAANRMAGFVLLAVAMRPVGGWLSDRVGPTPVLGTAMAVVAVGAAVQAASPSLAPVGSIAFLAMAAALGAGSGATFALVALLSPANKVGSVTGMVGAAGGLGGFIPPLVMGTIYGATASYALGLALLAVVALAALAYTVTGVRRVAARPAAPDTEPAPVR; translated from the coding sequence ATGCTGGCGCTGGCCACACTGGGATTCGCCATCAACTTCTGGGCGTGGGCCCTGCTGAGTCCACTGGGGCCGCAGTTCAAGGACACGCTGCTGCTCAGCTCGTTCGAGCAGTCACTGCTGGTCGCGGTGCCGGTGGTGGTGGGGTCTTTGGGCAGGATTCCTGTGGGCGCCCTGACCGACCGGTTCGGGGGGCGCGTGATGTTCCCGCTGGTCTCTGCCGCAACGGCGGCTCCGGTGCTGTTTCTGGGGCTGGCCGGCCATTCCTCGCTCACCGCGCTGCTGGTGGGCGGGTTCTTCCTCGGCATCGGCGGCACTTCGTTCGCCGTCGGTGTGCCCTTCGTGAGCGCCTGGTTCCCGCCGGAGCGGCGCGGTCTGGTCATCGGGATCTTCGGAGCGGGCATGGGCGGCACCGCGATCAGCGCGCTCACCACGGTGCAGCTGGTCGACGCCCACGGCATGGCCAACCCCTTCCTGATCACTGCCGCCGCGCTGGCCGTCTATGCGGTGCTGGCCGCCGTGGTGCTGCGGGACGCTCCCGGACGGACGGCGCCGACCGAGCCGCTCGGCCACCGGCTGGCCGCCACCGCACGCCTGGGCATCACCTGGCAGGCGGGCGCCCTGTATGCGGTCGCGTTCGGCGGGTATGTAGCGTTCTCGGTATACCTGCCGACCTACCTGAAGACCGGCTACGGCCTCGGTCAGGCGGACGCGGCGAACCGCATGGCGGGGTTCGTGCTGCTGGCGGTCGCGATGCGGCCGGTGGGCGGCTGGCTGTCGGACCGCGTGGGGCCGACACCGGTGCTCGGTACGGCCATGGCGGTCGTGGCCGTCGGCGCGGCCGTACAGGCCGCCTCCCCGTCACTGGCTCCGGTGGGCAGCATCGCATTCCTGGCCATGGCCGCCGCTCTGGGAGCCGGCAGCGGTGCCACATTCGCCCTGGTCGCCCTGCTGTCTCCGGCGAACAAGGTCGGATCGGTCACCGGGATGGTCGGCGCGGCCGGCGGACTGGGCGGATTCATCCCGCCACTGGTCATGGGCACCATCTACGGCGCCACAGCCTCCTACGCCCTGGGGCTGGCCCTGCTTGCCGTCGTGGCACTAGCGGCACTCGCGTACACCGTCACCGGCGTACGCCGGGTAGCAGCCCGTCCCGCAGCGCCCGACACCGAGCCCGCACCCGTGCGGTGA
- a CDS encoding Acg family FMN-binding oxidoreductase, giving the protein MRHVDPGRVTGLVEDATAAPSMHNAQPWRFRWLSKRHVLELRADTARAMPHADPDNRALHLGCGAALFNLRVSAAHAGLEPVCRLLPDPAEGLLVATVRLDEPVVASAVLSALRPAIRRRHTSREPFTEQEIPETVWRELREAARAEGAGLGVPDAWHTQSILELVQDAEGRDSLEPANSEEMEGWIRTGPAASLSTDGVPEYAFGPFRHDGRAPVRDFAGRHRVADRPAATFESAPRLVLLGTAEDGPADWLRAGQAMERVLLVATSHGLATSLTSHALERPDLRWNVRDPLTAMGHVQMVLRLGYGPGGVRSPRRPVGEVLDFA; this is encoded by the coding sequence ATGCGGCATGTCGATCCCGGACGGGTGACGGGCCTGGTCGAGGACGCCACGGCGGCTCCGTCGATGCATAATGCGCAGCCGTGGCGGTTTCGCTGGCTTTCGAAACGTCATGTGTTGGAGCTCCGTGCCGATACAGCACGGGCGATGCCGCACGCGGACCCGGACAACAGAGCCCTGCACCTGGGCTGTGGTGCGGCTTTGTTCAATCTGCGGGTCTCCGCAGCACATGCCGGTCTCGAGCCGGTCTGCCGGCTGCTGCCCGATCCGGCTGAGGGACTCCTGGTCGCCACGGTGCGCCTTGACGAACCAGTCGTCGCCAGCGCCGTCCTGAGCGCGCTGCGCCCGGCCATCCGCCGCCGCCACACCAGCCGGGAGCCGTTCACGGAGCAGGAGATTCCAGAGACAGTGTGGCGTGAGCTGCGCGAGGCGGCCCGTGCGGAGGGCGCCGGCCTGGGCGTTCCCGATGCCTGGCACACTCAGTCGATCTTGGAACTGGTCCAGGACGCCGAGGGACGCGACAGCCTGGAGCCGGCCAACAGTGAGGAGATGGAGGGCTGGATCCGCACCGGCCCCGCCGCGTCGCTCAGCACTGACGGCGTACCGGAATACGCTTTCGGTCCCTTTCGGCATGACGGCAGGGCTCCGGTGCGTGACTTCGCCGGCCGGCATCGCGTTGCGGATCGCCCTGCGGCCACCTTCGAGAGTGCGCCGCGGCTTGTTCTGCTGGGCACGGCAGAAGATGGGCCTGCTGACTGGCTGCGGGCCGGTCAGGCCATGGAGCGTGTTCTGCTCGTGGCCACTTCCCATGGGCTGGCCACCTCTTTGACCTCTCATGCGCTGGAACGTCCTGATCTGCGGTGGAATGTGCGTGACCCTCTCACTGCCATGGGGCATGTGCAGATGGTGTTGCGGCTTGGGTACGGGCCTGGGGGTGTGCGGTCCCCCCGCCGTCCGGTGGGCGAGGTGCTCGACTTCGCGTAG
- a CDS encoding cupin domain-containing protein has product MQKFSLDAKVREHVQHAAAAASGRSAETVYGGAEHVLRQTVVALEAGRSLTEHENPGEATLLVLRGRVRLHSTDASWDGMAGDMIVVPPVRHSLEALERSAVLLTVAKHQ; this is encoded by the coding sequence ATGCAGAAGTTCTCTCTGGATGCCAAAGTCCGCGAGCACGTGCAGCATGCCGCAGCAGCTGCCTCCGGGCGTAGCGCGGAGACCGTCTACGGCGGCGCCGAGCACGTACTGCGCCAGACTGTCGTGGCCCTGGAGGCGGGGAGGTCACTCACCGAACACGAAAACCCCGGCGAAGCCACACTGCTCGTTCTGCGCGGACGGGTGCGCTTGCACAGCACCGATGCATCGTGGGACGGGATGGCCGGTGACATGATCGTAGTACCGCCGGTTCGGCACAGTCTTGAGGCACTGGAGCGATCCGCGGTTCTGCTCACCGTTGCAAAGCATCAATGA